One Candidatus Methylomirabilota bacterium DNA segment encodes these proteins:
- a CDS encoding DUF6569 family protein, with protein sequence RDRRFRPGDASLYASLRAKKAAQVSRSVRAGQGHVADQMAVWAHLAERASELEVHSNTGAMRDVYARHEADMAAARQALPPVPGQVGAIVYIAGRWAGLDLLAGPGLFRRTWPRLCAGYVADAIGRKAKPELRPSSRAILTRVGKGEAQAAPAVGMGGEYRVSTADLAVATLVTQQRVAHLMAFPIAP encoded by the coding sequence CCGCGACCGCCGGTTCCGTCCGGGCGATGCCTCGCTCTATGCCTCGCTGCGCGCGAAGAAGGCCGCGCAGGTGAGCCGGTCGGTGCGCGCGGGGCAGGGGCACGTGGCCGACCAGATGGCGGTCTGGGCGCACCTGGCCGAGCGGGCCTCCGAGCTCGAGGTGCACAGCAACACGGGAGCGATGCGCGACGTCTACGCGCGCCACGAGGCGGACATGGCGGCCGCGCGACAGGCTCTGCCCCCCGTGCCGGGCCAGGTGGGCGCCATCGTCTATATAGCGGGACGCTGGGCGGGGCTCGACCTGCTGGCCGGCCCCGGCCTCTTCCGCCGCACCTGGCCGCGCCTCTGTGCGGGCTATGTGGCCGACGCGATTGGCAGGAAAGCCAAGCCCGAGCTGCGGCCGAGCAGCCGCGCCATCCTGACCCGGGTGGGCAAGGGGGAGGCCCAGGCCGCGCCGGCGGTGGGCATGGGCGGCGAATACCGTGTAAGCACAGCGGACCTGGCTGTAGCCACACTGGTAACGCAGCAGCGCGTTGCGCACCTCATGGCCTTCCCGATCGCGCCCTGA
- a CDS encoding WYL domain-containing protein, protein MPRGNQLARQWRLLQMIQRPGGVSIDDAAQELECTARTIWRDLSALQTAGFPLYDDKAADGRRSIWKLEDKFTLGLPVKLTLAETAALVMSRDLLRPAGVGALGSALASAFDKIGRVLSRDAVRVLDQMRETIGVRAVGAKLQAPAAEHVALIEQALHERRRLDMRYYSMSRDEETRRQVDPYHLTVYEGGFYLVGYCHLRKTERIFSVERIRELKRLATRFTVRPGFNAQEYLQHTWGIIKGDIVPVKVIFARSVARYIRDRLWHPTQKFRELSDGRLEMTMRVADTLEVRRWILGYGAQAEVVEPQSLREALRAEADALARKLAPTRLPAAPAVVAVGSRLTPRRGTGANR, encoded by the coding sequence GTGCCTCGCGGGAACCAGCTCGCTCGGCAATGGCGGCTGCTGCAGATGATCCAGCGCCCGGGCGGCGTCTCCATCGACGACGCCGCCCAGGAGCTGGAGTGCACCGCCCGCACCATCTGGCGCGACCTCAGCGCGCTGCAGACCGCCGGCTTCCCGCTCTACGACGACAAGGCCGCCGACGGCCGACGCTCCATCTGGAAGCTCGAAGACAAGTTCACGCTCGGCCTGCCCGTCAAGCTGACGCTGGCCGAGACCGCCGCGCTGGTGATGAGCCGCGACCTCTTGCGCCCGGCTGGCGTGGGCGCGCTCGGCTCCGCGCTGGCGTCCGCGTTCGACAAGATCGGGCGCGTGCTGAGCCGCGATGCCGTCCGCGTGCTGGACCAGATGCGCGAGACCATCGGCGTGCGCGCCGTCGGCGCCAAGCTGCAGGCCCCGGCCGCCGAGCACGTGGCCCTCATCGAGCAGGCGCTCCACGAGCGCCGCCGGCTCGACATGCGCTACTACTCGATGAGCCGCGACGAGGAGACGCGCCGCCAGGTCGACCCCTACCACCTGACGGTCTACGAGGGCGGCTTCTACCTGGTCGGCTACTGTCACCTGCGCAAGACCGAGCGCATCTTCTCGGTCGAGCGCATCCGCGAGCTGAAGCGGCTGGCGACGCGCTTCACGGTGCGCCCCGGCTTCAACGCCCAGGAGTACCTGCAGCACACGTGGGGCATCATCAAGGGCGACATCGTCCCGGTGAAGGTGATCTTCGCCCGCTCCGTCGCCCGCTACATCCGCGACCGCCTCTGGCACCCGACGCAGAAGTTCCGCGAGCTGTCGGACGGGCGACTGGAGATGACGATGCGGGTGGCGGACACGCTGGAGGTGCGCCGGTGGATCCTGGGCTACGGCGCGCAGGCGGAGGTGGTGGAGCCGCAGAGCTTACGGGAGGCGCTGCGGGCGGAGGCCGATGCCCTGGCGCGGAAGCTGGCCCCTACACGCCTTCCCGCTGCGCCTGCGGTGGTGGCTGTAGGAAGTCGCCTCACGCCTCGTCGAGGCACCGGTGCGAACCGGTGA